In the Bacillus shivajii genome, one interval contains:
- a CDS encoding type I restriction endonuclease subunit R, with product MTSTSDWNEKQLVENRMIEQLKGIGYEYAYGPDLDSERETAHDVILRRRLEHAIKRLNPWMSDDNVRKVMRQVLHIEATSLMEANEKFHDLLVNYISVQQDLGNGKKNQTVKLIDFSTPENNEYLVVDQFSISDAKGTIRPDLLIFVNGLPLVVVECKSPMLNIHEQIGQGVKQIRRYQDDQERLFHYNQFMITTSNDRARAGTIGALAQHYGLWKDPYPLTTPEIGESPTAQDILTAGMLTKENFLDLIQNFIVYEPEGGRTIKKLARYQQFRAVRKAIDRIRHAKSPIDRGGVVWHTQGSGKSLTMLYLAVKLRRLEQLENPTIVIVTDRKDLDDQITNTFRRCGFPNPQQADGVHHLKELLSQGPGSTIMTLVQKFQEDKENGAYPELSTSENIFVMVDESHRSQYKGLAMNMRTALPNACYLGFTGTPIDKEDKSTTRTFGPYIDKYTIEQAVEDGATVPIFYEARMPQLHVHGETLDDLFDRKFREYDEETREEIKKKYATEEAIIASPKRVEQVVIDMVKHYETHIEPNGFKAQVVAVTREAAAMYKEKLDELSDYESVLVISGGHNDKEDLKQYHISSDEEKKYIARFKKPLSEDKLAFIIVCDKLLTGFDAPIEQVMYLDKPLKEHNLLQAIARTNRTYNKKDYGLIVDYYGVSKFLEQALGIFTKQDVQGALQPMDSELPRLQTRHRAAMRYFDYVNREDSDACVQVLEPEDVRNEFETAFKRFAESMDMMMPNPKAQPYLDDLKFLGKIRQLAKSRFREEGMDISDCGEKVKQLIAEHLHASSIEVLHDPINILSNKFEQQLEKAETPEAKAAEMEHAIRHEIKVKIDENPVYYSSLREKLEELINARRAKQMEIAEYAEALRELIDDMRSSSEKSEEHGLAREQLPFYQMLEQELDYGDDKEGLRELTLIITEVIEEESVIEWTEKDDIKREMRKKIKRQLRAIKCPREKLDAVAQQLMDLASVHYRK from the coding sequence AGCAAACGAGAAGTTCCATGATCTGCTCGTCAACTACATTTCCGTTCAGCAAGACCTAGGAAATGGGAAGAAAAACCAGACGGTTAAGCTCATTGATTTTTCAACGCCTGAAAACAATGAGTACCTTGTCGTTGATCAGTTCAGTATTTCAGATGCAAAAGGCACGATTCGACCTGACCTTCTTATTTTTGTCAACGGCTTGCCATTAGTCGTTGTTGAATGTAAAAGTCCGATGCTGAACATTCATGAGCAAATCGGACAAGGGGTAAAGCAGATTAGACGTTACCAAGACGACCAAGAGCGATTATTTCATTACAACCAGTTTATGATTACAACGAGTAATGATCGTGCAAGAGCGGGAACGATCGGTGCGTTAGCACAGCACTATGGGCTCTGGAAAGACCCATATCCGTTAACAACACCAGAAATTGGTGAGAGCCCGACCGCCCAAGACATTTTAACAGCAGGAATGCTGACGAAAGAAAACTTCCTTGATCTCATTCAAAACTTTATCGTTTATGAGCCAGAAGGTGGTCGGACGATAAAAAAGCTTGCGCGTTACCAACAGTTCCGTGCGGTGAGAAAAGCAATTGACCGGATTCGCCATGCAAAGTCACCGATTGATCGTGGTGGTGTCGTTTGGCATACACAAGGGAGCGGGAAATCGCTCACGATGCTTTACTTAGCTGTGAAGTTGCGACGGCTCGAACAACTTGAAAACCCAACGATTGTCATTGTGACAGATCGAAAAGATTTAGATGATCAAATTACGAATACGTTCCGGCGTTGTGGCTTTCCGAATCCTCAACAAGCTGATGGCGTCCATCACTTAAAGGAGCTTCTTTCACAAGGACCTGGTTCAACGATTATGACGCTTGTTCAGAAGTTCCAAGAAGATAAAGAAAATGGGGCATACCCTGAACTATCGACTTCTGAAAACATCTTCGTCATGGTCGATGAATCACACCGAAGTCAGTACAAAGGGCTTGCGATGAATATGCGTACCGCATTGCCGAACGCGTGTTACCTTGGTTTTACCGGAACGCCGATCGATAAAGAAGATAAAAGTACGACACGCACGTTTGGCCCTTACATTGATAAATACACGATTGAACAAGCTGTTGAAGACGGAGCGACCGTACCGATTTTTTATGAAGCGCGTATGCCACAGCTTCATGTTCATGGGGAAACGCTTGATGATCTTTTTGACCGCAAGTTTCGTGAGTATGATGAAGAAACGCGAGAAGAAATTAAGAAAAAGTACGCGACCGAAGAAGCGATCATTGCCTCACCGAAGCGAGTCGAGCAGGTTGTCATCGATATGGTCAAGCATTATGAAACGCATATCGAACCAAACGGATTTAAAGCTCAAGTTGTTGCCGTCACACGTGAGGCAGCTGCTATGTATAAGGAAAAACTTGATGAGTTGAGTGACTATGAATCTGTGCTTGTCATCTCGGGTGGGCATAACGATAAAGAGGACTTGAAGCAATACCACATCTCGTCTGATGAGGAAAAAAAATATATCGCGCGGTTTAAAAAGCCGTTATCTGAAGACAAGCTTGCGTTTATTATCGTTTGTGACAAGCTCTTAACTGGTTTTGACGCACCGATTGAGCAAGTAATGTATTTGGATAAACCGTTGAAAGAACATAACTTATTGCAGGCGATTGCCCGCACGAACCGGACGTACAACAAAAAGGATTACGGATTAATCGTTGATTATTACGGCGTTTCGAAGTTTTTAGAGCAAGCACTTGGTATTTTTACAAAACAAGACGTCCAAGGTGCCTTGCAGCCGATGGATAGCGAGCTTCCGCGTTTGCAAACGAGACACCGTGCCGCAATGAGATACTTTGACTATGTCAATCGCGAGGACTCAGATGCGTGTGTCCAAGTGTTGGAACCAGAAGACGTTCGAAATGAATTTGAAACAGCGTTTAAACGGTTTGCGGAAAGTATGGATATGATGATGCCGAATCCGAAAGCACAACCATACTTGGACGATTTGAAGTTTTTAGGGAAGATCCGTCAGCTAGCAAAATCTCGTTTCCGTGAAGAAGGAATGGATATTTCCGACTGTGGTGAAAAGGTAAAGCAGCTCATTGCTGAACACTTGCATGCGTCTTCGATTGAAGTACTACATGATCCAATCAATATTTTATCGAACAAGTTCGAACAGCAACTCGAAAAAGCGGAAACACCAGAAGCAAAAGCAGCCGAAATGGAGCACGCGATCCGTCATGAAATTAAAGTGAAGATCGACGAAAACCCGGTCTATTATTCTTCGCTTCGTGAAAAATTAGAAGAGTTGATTAACGCGCGCCGGGCAAAGCAAATGGAGATCGCCGAATACGCAGAGGCATTACGCGAATTGATCGATGACATGCGAAGTTCTTCGGAAAAAAGTGAAGAACATGGCCTAGCACGCGAGCAACTGCCATTCTATCAAATGCTTGAACAAGAACTCGATTACGGTGACGATAAAGAAGGGTTACGCGAACTCACCCTCATCATCACCGAAGTCATCGAAGAAGAATCCGTCATCGAATGGACCGAAAAAGACGACATTAAACGCGAAATGCGGAAGAAGATCAAACGACAGTTACGCGCAATCAAGTGTCCGCGAGAGAAGTTGGACGCTGTTGCACAGCAGTTGATGGATCTAGCTTCGGTGCATTATAGGAAGTAG
- a CDS encoding M48 family metallopeptidase translates to MPNFTYGTTTIEYDLEYKADKRDISISVEWLNGVKVTAPQKIDESQLESVLYKKAPWILQKWNDCREIVDPPAPKEFVSGEKFSYLGRNYRLKVRKHDELKKSKLVFWQGKFLADIPASYSDEERIEELKQLFKTWYKQHGESKLKERLDMYAGKLNVAPTKFALKEQKMRWGTCTSDNVIYLNWRIVMAPVPIIDYLLVHELTHIKHPNHSRDFWNCLYSIFPDYEQRKEWLRKNGPTLTIE, encoded by the coding sequence ATGCCTAACTTTACATACGGCACAACGACGATAGAATACGATCTTGAATACAAGGCTGACAAACGGGACATTTCGATTTCCGTTGAATGGCTAAATGGTGTCAAAGTGACGGCGCCGCAAAAAATAGATGAGTCGCAACTTGAATCTGTTTTATATAAAAAAGCGCCATGGATTTTGCAAAAATGGAATGATTGTAGAGAGATTGTCGACCCTCCTGCACCGAAGGAGTTTGTAAGTGGTGAGAAGTTCTCGTATTTAGGGAGAAACTACCGCTTAAAGGTACGAAAGCATGATGAGTTGAAAAAAAGTAAGCTTGTATTTTGGCAAGGAAAGTTCCTCGCTGATATACCTGCTTCTTATTCTGATGAGGAAAGAATTGAAGAGCTTAAACAGCTGTTTAAAACGTGGTACAAGCAGCACGGGGAGTCAAAACTGAAAGAACGTCTCGACATGTATGCGGGGAAATTGAACGTTGCTCCTACGAAATTTGCGTTGAAAGAGCAGAAAATGCGCTGGGGCACGTGTACTAGTGACAATGTAATTTATTTGAACTGGCGGATCGTCATGGCACCAGTTCCAATCATCGATTATTTGCTCGTTCACGAACTCACACATATTAAACACCCGAATCACTCTCGGGATTTTTGGAATTGCCTTTACTCCATATTTCCAGATTACGAACAACGAAAAGAATGGTTACGAAAAAACGGCCCAACGCTTACGATCGAGTAA
- a CDS encoding RNA-directed DNA polymerase yields MSKKYYKFMKNITADELYEGLLGYGLFNEKLPPFLSSKAFFDYCQAYNPTFNSTKKEQSYIYYENMRNINIPRSLGIPNPMAYQKLCLHLKDNWDEIIEHFRRNTINDGYKKSRIHIRKIKESKKIFEMNYKNFKSDGTPEPDLLIGSRFLVNADISTCFPSMYTHSLSWALVGKDTAKSNKNKRNEWYNQLDFYVRNTTNGETHGFLIGPHTSNVLSEIILTSVDYELSKKKWNYIRHVDDYTCYVTSYEEGQNFLLDLSEQLRYYNLILNHKKTTITPLPMAATEQWIRRLNSFLKYNKKDYMDFKDVRAYLDLAIQLVHENNNSAILKYAIKVVAKKELTKNAIDYFVKNVFHISIIYPYLVPLLEDNVFNAFKVNIKQIMEYSHLLYKEGLQANNFEEVSYAIYFALKYNFVFDHLDFKEIRSSNHCLLLLLTFLYCDYYKINTEVKKFKRLARELNKDKEDFGQYWLFIYESLPKSDLKGDWKDLKDKKISFVKGFIGEAYTSL; encoded by the coding sequence GTGAGTAAGAAGTATTATAAGTTCATGAAGAATATAACTGCTGATGAATTATATGAAGGGCTTCTTGGATATGGTTTATTTAATGAGAAATTACCGCCATTTTTATCATCGAAGGCATTTTTTGATTATTGTCAAGCATATAACCCTACATTTAATAGTACAAAAAAAGAACAATCATATATCTACTATGAAAATATGAGGAATATTAATATTCCTCGTTCGCTAGGAATACCAAATCCTATGGCTTACCAAAAACTTTGCCTACATTTAAAGGATAATTGGGATGAAATCATAGAACATTTTAGAAGGAATACTATTAATGATGGTTATAAGAAGAGTCGAATACACATTAGGAAAATTAAAGAAAGCAAAAAGATTTTTGAAATGAATTATAAGAACTTTAAGAGTGATGGTACTCCAGAACCAGATTTACTTATTGGAAGCAGGTTTTTAGTGAATGCTGATATTTCAACTTGTTTTCCAAGTATGTATACACATTCACTCTCATGGGCATTAGTTGGAAAGGATACTGCAAAGAGTAATAAAAATAAACGCAACGAGTGGTACAATCAATTAGATTTTTATGTAAGAAATACTACTAATGGTGAAACTCATGGATTTTTGATTGGCCCACACACCTCTAATGTTTTATCTGAGATAATTTTGACTTCTGTTGATTATGAGCTAAGTAAAAAGAAATGGAATTATATTAGACATGTCGACGATTATACATGTTATGTAACTAGTTATGAAGAAGGGCAAAACTTTCTATTAGATCTTTCTGAACAACTACGTTACTATAATTTAATCCTAAATCATAAAAAAACAACTATTACCCCATTACCAATGGCAGCTACAGAGCAATGGATTAGAAGGTTAAATTCATTCTTGAAATATAATAAGAAAGATTATATGGACTTCAAGGATGTCCGAGCTTATTTGGACCTTGCAATACAGTTAGTACATGAGAATAATAATTCAGCAATTTTAAAATACGCAATTAAAGTAGTAGCAAAAAAGGAATTAACGAAAAACGCAATTGATTATTTTGTGAAAAATGTTTTTCATATTTCAATTATTTACCCTTACCTAGTGCCTTTATTAGAGGATAATGTATTTAATGCATTTAAAGTAAATATAAAGCAAATCATGGAATACTCTCACCTATTGTATAAAGAGGGACTGCAAGCAAATAACTTTGAAGAAGTATCTTATGCTATTTACTTTGCACTTAAGTACAATTTTGTGTTTGACCATTTAGATTTTAAAGAAATCAGGAGTAGCAACCATTGTTTATTATTATTACTAACTTTTTTGTATTGTGATTATTATAAAATAAACACTGAGGTTAAAAAATTTAAACGTTTGGCTAGAGAATTGAATAAAGATAAGGAGGATTTTGGACAATATTGGTTATTCATCTATGAATCTTTACCAAAATCCGACTTAAAAGGCGATTGGAAAGACCTTAAAGATAAGAAGATTTCATTTGTGAAAGGTTTTATAGGTGAAGCATATACTTCCCTTTAG
- a CDS encoding YetF domain-containing protein, with protein MFEIIKDILIVFGRIVTILPLLLFMTLYMGKRAIGELPIFDFLIIVTLGAVVGADIADPNIHHLPTAAAIIAIGVFQRIVANWKISNRKIGRLLTFEPNVVIQDGRFIRKNLKKDRYSVDNILQMLREKDVFDISEVKTAVIEANGALSVLKKPGKNSVTREDMNIVKSTSAIAFPVIIEGTIYSNVMKDLHLNEPWLKQQLTAQGIDDIKNVFFASINRNHQLHVSLKDERNVNIPPIKH; from the coding sequence ATGTTTGAAATTATAAAAGATATCCTTATCGTTTTTGGACGTATCGTAACGATTTTACCTTTACTTCTATTTATGACCCTATATATGGGAAAGCGTGCGATTGGGGAATTACCGATCTTTGATTTTTTAATTATCGTCACCTTAGGTGCAGTGGTCGGCGCTGATATCGCAGACCCGAATATTCATCACCTTCCAACTGCCGCTGCGATCATTGCCATTGGTGTTTTTCAACGAATTGTTGCCAACTGGAAAATCTCAAATCGAAAAATCGGCCGATTACTGACATTTGAACCAAATGTCGTGATTCAAGATGGTAGATTCATTCGTAAAAACTTGAAGAAAGACCGTTATTCAGTCGATAACATCCTGCAAATGTTAAGAGAAAAAGACGTCTTTGATATTAGTGAAGTGAAAACAGCAGTGATTGAAGCAAATGGGGCTTTATCCGTGTTAAAAAAACCGGGAAAAAATTCTGTGACGCGCGAAGATATGAACATCGTTAAATCAACATCTGCCATTGCCTTCCCTGTGATCATAGAAGGAACAATTTACTCCAATGTCATGAAAGATCTTCACTTAAATGAACCATGGCTAAAACAACAATTAACTGCCCAAGGCATTGATGACATAAAAAACGTATTCTTCGCCTCGATCAATCGAAATCATCAATTACACGTTTCATTAAAAGATGAACGAAACGTAAACATTCCGCCTATAAAGCACTAG
- a CDS encoding nucleoside/nucleotide kinase family protein: MQRTDLPFVIAIAGVSGGGKTTVTKDLNGRLQNSKTLFFDDYDFEGPYDIIDWVHNGANYDEWNLTPLTRDIKELLNEPLDYILIDFPFAYKHSETSKLIDLTIFIDTPLDIAMARRVIRDFKNSSNENILNEMNNYLSQGRRGYLEMLKTVKPDSDIVVDGTLTVSEMTDIIFGKISN, encoded by the coding sequence ATGCAAAGAACGGACCTACCATTTGTTATTGCCATTGCTGGAGTTTCTGGTGGAGGAAAAACAACAGTTACGAAAGATTTAAACGGTCGTTTACAAAACTCTAAAACACTATTCTTTGATGACTACGATTTTGAAGGACCTTACGATATTATTGATTGGGTTCATAATGGAGCTAATTATGATGAATGGAACTTAACTCCATTAACTAGAGATATAAAAGAATTACTAAATGAGCCTTTAGATTACATTCTCATCGACTTTCCGTTTGCCTATAAACATTCGGAAACAAGTAAATTAATTGACCTTACCATTTTTATTGATACGCCATTGGATATAGCTATGGCACGCAGAGTAATAAGAGATTTTAAAAATAGCTCCAACGAAAACATCTTAAATGAGATGAATAATTATCTGTCACAAGGAAGACGGGGCTATCTTGAGATGCTAAAAACGGTGAAACCGGATTCAGACATTGTTGTGGATGGGACACTAACCGTATCTGAAATGACAGATATAATATTCGGGAAAATCTCAAATTAA
- a CDS encoding helix-turn-helix transcriptional regulator: protein MKNKVSELRKKSGLSQDMFAEKLGVSRQTVSSIEKGKYNPSLPLAMHIAELLNKKVEDVFFLEDKDYKK, encoded by the coding sequence TTGAAAAACAAAGTATCGGAACTTAGAAAAAAGAGTGGCTTATCACAAGATATGTTTGCTGAAAAGTTAGGTGTTTCTCGACAAACTGTTTCTTCAATTGAAAAAGGAAAATACAACCCCTCTTTACCATTAGCAATGCATATTGCTGAGCTGCTTAATAAAAAAGTCGAAGATGTTTTCTTCTTAGAAGATAAAGATTATAAGAAATAA
- a CDS encoding permease: MKSTKGNLLLGLFILGVSIYISINELLNDNTELSTMGFLLFSVSIVFFSLSYLNSQYQANDERIKMIREKAMYFTFFLIMFYFLLFIVLIGSGIIIISSSSILHILGGLILITAFLSQVILSKIY; this comes from the coding sequence ATGAAATCAACGAAGGGAAATTTATTGTTAGGTTTGTTTATTCTAGGAGTAAGTATTTATATATCCATAAATGAATTGTTAAATGATAACACTGAGTTATCTACTATGGGGTTCCTGCTTTTCTCAGTTTCAATTGTATTCTTTTCTTTAAGCTACTTAAACTCTCAATATCAAGCAAATGATGAGAGAATTAAGATGATTAGGGAAAAGGCAATGTACTTTACATTCTTTTTAATAATGTTTTACTTTTTATTATTTATAGTTTTAATTGGGAGTGGTATTATTATTATTTCTTCATCATCCATTTTACATATTTTAGGGGGTTTGATTCTTATAACTGCTTTTTTATCCCAAGTAATTTTATCTAAAATCTATTAA
- a CDS encoding ion transporter: MEIKHREEPNINNNSFREKVKRIVEHPYFQPIVIAIILFNGLIIVAETYLSGNSILLALDQIIVWVFVIELVLKMIGLGFRGYFSDKWNIFDFSIVVASLAFYSTPFVSVLRLIRVLRLIRMIPAIPALRKIIDSLMKSVPALTGILGLSVLIFSIYAIIGTTFFSEVLEDEFFGSFHSALFTLMQVVTFESWASQVARPIINEIPWAWVYFVSFIIIGALVILNLVVAVILSYLGQDDEALRQEQMDRLYNENKELKQDIQEIKQILLDREKTEGK; encoded by the coding sequence GTGGAAATAAAACATAGAGAAGAACCTAATATAAATAACAACTCGTTTCGAGAAAAGGTGAAACGAATTGTCGAGCATCCGTACTTTCAACCGATCGTGATCGCGATTATCCTCTTTAACGGTTTGATCATTGTGGCTGAGACGTACCTTTCTGGTAACAGCATTTTGCTCGCTTTAGACCAAATCATTGTTTGGGTATTTGTGATCGAACTCGTTTTAAAGATGATAGGTCTTGGTTTTAGAGGGTATTTCTCCGACAAGTGGAATATCTTTGATTTTAGTATCGTTGTCGCAAGTCTAGCTTTCTACTCAACGCCATTTGTAAGTGTGTTGAGGTTGATCAGGGTATTGCGTTTAATCAGAATGATTCCAGCAATCCCTGCTCTGAGAAAAATCATAGATTCACTCATGAAATCTGTCCCAGCTTTAACAGGGATTCTAGGCCTGTCAGTCTTGATTTTTTCCATTTATGCCATTATCGGAACAACGTTCTTTAGTGAAGTGCTAGAAGATGAGTTTTTCGGCAGCTTCCACTCGGCGTTATTCACATTAATGCAAGTTGTCACGTTTGAGTCTTGGGCAAGCCAAGTGGCACGTCCAATCATTAATGAAATCCCATGGGCTTGGGTTTATTTCGTTTCATTTATTATCATCGGTGCACTCGTCATTTTAAACCTTGTCGTCGCCGTCATCTTAAGTTACTTAGGCCAAGACGACGAAGCACTTCGCCAAGAGCAAATGGACCGATTGTACAATGAAAATAAAGAATTAAAGCAAGACATTCAAGAAATTAAACAAATCCTTCTTGATCGTGAAAAAACAGAAGGAAAGTAG